DNA sequence from the Marinilongibacter aquaticus genome:
TTTTTAATCGCTCAGGTTTTTGCTGGAGTACAAAGGTCGTTAAATCCTTCAAATCTCCATGCCCCGAGAACACATCTGTGCTAATAATTTCGGCATTCACCTCTCTTTTTGCTCCTTTGATCACCAATTCTTTGATGTCTTTGCTTCTCAATTTCGCTCCTAAAGTGTTTTCGGTTGTAAAACCAATGAACAAAATTGTGGCATAGGCATTTTCTATGTTTTCGGCAATGTGGTGCTCGATTCGCCCGCCCTGCACCATACCCGACGAGGAGATGATGATGCAAGGTTCATTGTGAAAAGAAATGGATTCCGATTCTTGATTGGTTTTCATGTAGATCAAGTTTTCGAAATCGAAAAGATCGCCTTCCTCCTTTTTGAATTCCCGGGCTTCTTCGTTCAAATACGCCGTATATTTCTCGTGAATCAAGGTACTTGCTTTAGCCAACGGGCTATCCGTAAACACCTTAATGGGCTTTACCCCGGCTTCTCCATACAGTTTGTTCAGCGTAAACAGCAAAGCTTGGGTTCGCCCCACACTGAAACTCGGAATAATCAATCGCCCAGGTTTTTCTTCACATGTATTTCGCACAATTTCCCTTAGGATGGCGGCCGGTTCGTTGCGGTCTTCGTGCAGGCGTTGTCCGTAAGTGCTCTCACAAATGAGGTAATCGACTTCGGGCACAGGAGCTGGATCGGGCAAAAGCGGATAATCTTTCCGTCCTATATCTCCCGAGAAACAGATTTTCTTCAATTCCCCATCTTCTTCCACTTCGATGAGCACATGGGCCGCTCCCAAAAGATGCCCCGCCGGAATGAAAGTCACCCATGCGGTTTCCGAAAATTTAAAGCGTTTCCCAAATTTCAGTGGCACAATATTGTCCACCGCCACATCCACATCTTTGGTGGTGTAGTAAGGTTCGCTGTAAATCGATTTGTATTTCTTCGAAAACTTCTTGCTTTTCGAAATGCTCTTCAACTTTCTGTGGTTGAGGCTGGCCGCATCGTAGAGCAGAATGTTTGTCAGGTCGGCTGTGGGTTCGGTACAGAGCACTTGCCCTTCGAAGCCCTCGCGATACAGATTGGGAATTTGTCCCGAATGGTCGATGTGTGCGTGAGTCAGAATCACGAGGTTGATCAGGCTGGCATCAAAAGGAAATAAGCCAAACTGATTTTCCGTCTGTTTTTGAGTTTCGTCCATATCCGTACCGCAATCGATAAGTACGCGGTAATCCTCAGCCAATTCGAGCAAAAACATGCTCCCCGTCACTTTTCTGGCCGCCCCAAAAAATGTCAATTTCATTTAGCGTGCTTTATTCCAAACCGATCTTCCAATGTGTCAATTGACCCGAATTGATCGGTAGCTTTCTTTATATTTTCAGGGAAAATTGTGTATTGTTGTACAGCAAACTTTCCGAAATAAAAGACAAATATAGCGTTATTTCATTCTCAGCCTTAATTTCTACAACCATGACTGCTTTCGCCTTTATACTTTTGCAACTCACCTCTATTCAAAATCAGATACTGCACGAGTTGCAGGCCTTTCAAAATCAGCCCGGTATAAGCCACGGCATTGTGGCGGCATCGGTAAGGCGTGTGAGCGACAACAAAGAAATGATTGCCTTCAATGAAAACAAAGCCATCAACTCGGCAAGTACCCTGAAACTCATTACCACCGCTACGGCCCTCTCCATACTTGGCCCCGATTACCGCTATGAAACAAAGCTGGCCTATACGGGAAAAATCGATGAAGGGAAACTCCAAGGCGACCTTTTGCTTTTGCCTTCGGGCGACCCCACTTTGGGCTCGGAACGCGGCGGGCCTTCCTATACCGAAATCACCGAAACGGTGGTGCAGGCGGTGAAAAATGCAGGAATTGAGAAAATCGAAGGGAACCTGATCATTAAAGATCCAAGCCTGTACAATTACGACCTGCCCGATTCTTGGTCCTGGGGCGATATCGGCAATTATTATGGAGCCATTCCGCATACATTCAACATTCACGAAAACTTCTTCAATGTCTTTTTCCAACCGGGAAATACGCTCGGGGCCGAAGCGAGCATCAATGCTTTGGTGCCTTTCGACAACGATTGGAAAATAATCAATCAAGTGAAAACCGGACCGCGAAACAGCGGCGATCAGGTCTATATTTATTCGAGTCCGTCGGCCGAAACCCTTTTAATGAAGGGCACCGTGCCCCTGGGCGAAAGCAATTTTTTGGTCAAAGGCTCTATTCCCGACCCTTCTAAACTTTTTCGTAAACAGCTTCTGGGACAATTCGAAAGCGAGGGCGTAGAAATTGTACAAGCGGGCATTCTGCCCACTCCTTCCGATTTGGGACGTATAGAAAAGGACGTGCACATTTTGCACACTTTCACCTCCGATGCTTTGGAAGAGATTGCCCGACAATGCAATTTCCACAGCATCAACCTCTATGCCGACGCCCTTTTGCACAGCCTATCGAAAACGGAATTCTTGAGTTTCGACGAAGGCTTAAAAACCTACAAAGCGTATTGGGAAGAAAAAGGCTTGGCTACCGATGGATTCAATCCAAGAGATGGCAGCGGGCTTTCGCAAACCGGGCTGGTCACCGCAAAATGCATGACCGATATTTTGTGCACCATGGGCAAAAGCCCCTATTTCGACGCTTATTATTCTACAATCGCCGTTTTCGGAAAAGACGGTTCGGTGCGTTACAAAGACCCAAAAAAGCTTACGCAAGGCCGAATGCGTACCAAAAGTGGCTACATTAACGGTACGCGAGCCTATGCCGGATATTTTACAGACAAGGCCGGAGAACAATATGCGTACATGTTTTGCGTAAACAGATATAACGACGACGCACGAAACGAAGTCCGCCGTTTTTTGGACAATCTACTACTGACAATGGGAAGCCACTAGATCATGAAAATACTCACTGCAGCACAAACCGCCCAAGCCGATAAATACACCATCGAGCATGAACCCATTTCTTCGATCGATTTGATGGAAAGGGCGGCCACCGCTTGTGCCAACTGGTTGATTCGCAAATTCAATCAACAAACAAAAATAGCCATTTGCTGCGGACCGGGAAACAATGGTGGCGATGGCTTGGCTATTGCCCGCTTGCTGATCGAAAACAATTATCAGATCGAGGTTTACATATTGTATCTGGGCAATAAACTCAGTGCAGATGCCAAAATCAACCTTGAGCATTTGCAACAAATGCAGGTGATCGTACACGAAATACACAGCGAAAGCGATTTCCCGAATTTAAACAAGCGAATTGTCATTGATTCGATTTTCGGTACGGGTCTAAACAGACCCCTGCAAGGGCTGGTTAAAGATTTCGTCAATTATCTAAACAAGCAAAACAGACTTCGGATAAGTATAGACGTGCCTTCGGGACTGCAAACCGAATTCAACGATTCGTCTGATGAACTTACGATTTTCAAGGCTGATTATACGCTTACATTCGAGCAAGTAAAATTGGCATTTTTACTGCCCACGCACGCCAGTTTTGTGGGCGAGTTTGTGGTTTTACCTATCGAACTGCATCCCGATTTTCTCGCTCAAGTGGAGTGCCCTTGGTACTATACGCAGAAAAGTGACGCCAAAAACCTTTTGAAAAAAAGAGACAAGTTTTCGCACAAAGGCACTTTTGGGCATGCCCAATTGATTGCCGGAAGCAAAGGAAAAATGGGAGCGGCCTATTTATCAGCCAAGGCATGTTTGCGTATCGGGGCCGGTTTGTGCACAGTGTATACACCAAAATGTGGCCTCAATATCATGCAATCGCTGCTGCCCGAAGCCATGGTCATCGAAAACAAAGGCACGGATTATCTCGAATATGAAATTCAGCATGTGGATGACTTCCAAATTGGGATTGGCCCTGGAATTGGACAACACGAACGCACCGAAGAATTGCTTTTAGAAGTGTTGAAAAAGTCGAAAAAGGGAATGGTCATTGATGCCGACGCTCTCAATATTTTGGCCAAACACCGCAGCTGGTGGAAATACGTTCCCGAAAATTGTATTCTCACACCGCATCCGAAAGAATTCTACCGTTTGGTGGAAGGCTTTGATTCTGAAAAAGAAAAAATCGATAAACTCTTGCAACTGGCCCAAGTGCTCAAAAGTGTGGTGGTCTTGAAAGGAGCACACACGGCTATTGCCAGTCCAGAGGGAAAAATCCACTTCAATTCAACAGGAAACCCCGGCATGGCTACCGCTGGAAGCGGAGATGTACTCACGGGAATTCTCACGGGCCTGCTCGCCCAGCAATACAGCAGCTTAGATGCCGCCATTTTGGGTGTGTACATACATGGCCTATCGGGCGATATTGCGGTTGAAAAAATGGCCGAAGAAAGTGTTATGGCCTCCGATATCGTGGCACATTTGAGTGAAGCTTTCAATCTATTAAAAAGAAAAGATCATGAACAATAAAATGTTGGTAGAAGAACGCAGCCGCGATTTGGGCAACTTTCTGGTTGGCCGCTTGCTGCCCTTTGCAAAAAAAAGACAAGTGGGTCCCTTTACTTTCATCGATCATATGGGGCCTGTGGAGATGAAAGCTCCGCAATTTATGGATGTGGACCAGCACCCGCATATTGGGCTTTCCACTTTAACCTATCTCATCGAAGGACAGATTCATCACCACGACAGTACCGGGGCCGATCGCGTAATTGAAGCAGGTGATGTGGGTTTTATGACTTCGGGGAAGGGTGTAACGCATACGGAAAGAACGCCCGAAAACTTAAGAGGTACGGAGCCCGTTCGCATGCACGGATACCAAGTCTGGGTGGCACTCCCGAAAGAAGTGGAAGAAAGTGAACCCCATTTCCAATTCATTCCGAAAACCGAACTTCCTGTTTGCGAAAGAGACGGGTTGGAAATCCGTTTGGTGGCCGGCGAAGCCTTTGGATTAAAATCGCCTCTTCAGGTTTATTCGCCACTGTTTATGGTAGATGTATACAGTGCGAATGCGAAAACACTAAACCTTGCCGGACAAGTACAAGGCGAAATTGCCTTTGTGGTGGTCGAGGGGGAAGTGTCGGATAACGACAGCAGCGTGTCTGCCGGACAAATGCTGATTTCGAAAACAGAAGATGAGTGTGAAATCAAACTTGCAGCCCATACGCGTTTATTGATTTTTGGCGGGCAACCCCTACCCGAACAGCGGTACCTGCTCTGGAATTTCGTATCGTCGAGCAAAGAAAAGTTGAAACAAGCGGCAGAAGACTGGAAAGCCCACAAATTCCCGAAAACGCCACACGACGAAACCTATATCCCCTTACCCGAACATTTGATGTACTGATTTTTATATACCAAAACCGCCCAAAAGCTCCAATTCTTGTCCTTTTTCTGGTGGGCCATCGAGCAAAGGCATCGCTTGCATGATCAATTCCCGCACACCCGGAAATTGCAAAGAATTGTCGTGATCGGCCTTATTCTCCCAGACTTCGCTTACCCAAACCGCCTCCGCATCGTTCGGATCGATGGCAATTGTATACAGTAGGCAACCTTTGGCCTGCGAAACAAGTTGTGCCGCTTCCAACAAAATTTCAGCCAGTCTTTCCCGATTCTCGGCATGAACTTTAAACTTTCCGTGTAACTGATATTTATGCATACGTCGCTTTTTTTCGAAAAATATCGAACAATTGGCAGACTTTTCGCATAGGCGTTATATATTTCGAAACAAAACGGTAGACTTGCCTTTGCTGAGCACTCGTGAAATGAGAATTATTTGTTGCACATTTTTACTTTTGGGCCTTTTAGTAGGTCACGGGGCGAAAGCCCAACGTACAGTTTCGCATGCGAGCCAATATTGGTCGCAATACTACAACCAAACTGTACTGAACAAAGATTGGAGCATTCTGGTAGATGGCGGCTTTCGCTGGAAAGAGGTGTTTGGGCAAAGTTCGCAATACATTGCCCGAGCGGCCCTCAAACGAAACCTGAATGCCCGTTTTCACTTGGCTGTTGGATTGGCCAATCTCGGCTTTTATTCTTCGCAAAATGAACTGAACAAATTGGAAATGCGGCCCTATTTCGAGTTGGGTATGAAAGACAAATGGGGTAAAGTGAAATTGAGTCACCGTTACCGAATCGAAAGCCGAAATTTTCATACGGTAAATGTTGAAGATATGCCGGTTTCGAAAACGCACAATTTACGGTACCGATACCGATTGATGTGCAATATCCCCTTGACCAAAGGCAAGAACCCAAGTCTTGCCCTTCTGTTGGGCGACGAAATCTTCTTGAATTCGGGGAAAAGCATCGTGTACAATTTCTTCGACCAAAACCGCATTCTGGTCGGCCCCGCTTTGCAATTGAATCCCTCATGGGGCCTAAACCTTATGCTGAGCAGTACTTACGCAGGCACCAACCAGCCACAAAGCTACAAATTCACACAAGTTTTCTGGCTTGGCATCAAACACAAAATCGACCTTTCAAAAGAGAAAAAGTGATGAGAAAAACGAAGCATTTCCTGTTCCTGTTTTTGTGGATAATTTTGAGTCATTGCCAAGAAAGCAAGACATCCGTTTTGCGGGTGGCTACCGCGGCCAATATGCAATTTGCCATGGATTCTTTGGTACAGAATTTCGAGCAGGAAACTGGTATTCAGGTTGAAACCATTATCGGTTCTTCGGGAAAACTCACCGCACAAATAGAAGAAGGAGCCCCTTTCGACATTTTCATTTCTGCCGATATGAAATATCCAGAAACCCTCTATGCCCACGGGAAAGCCGTGGACAAACCAAAAGTGTACGCCAAAGGGCAATTGGTACTCTGGACCGCCGTGGACAAGCTTATGCCCGATTTGGAAAAACTGGAGAATGTACAGATCAAACACATTGCCTTGGCCAATCCGAAAACCGCTCCGTATGGTCGGGCGGCAGAAGAAGTGCTGCGTCAGTTGGATAAAGAAAATGCATTGAAAGACAAATTTGTTTACGGTGAAAGCATAGCCCAAACCAACCAATTTATTCTTTCGAAAACCGCAGAATTGGGCTTTACAGCGAAGTCGGTGGTTTTTACCCCAAAAGTGAAAAATACCGGGCATTGGATCAGTATTTCCGATAGTCTATATTCACCAATCGAGCAAGGCGTGGTGATCTTGAAACAGGCTAATGGACAAAATGAAGCCGCCGAACGTTTTTATACTTTTCTTTTTTCGGATACAGCCAAGAAAATACTCAAAAGTTATGGATATTCGGTAAATGAATAGCTTTGAAGGTAAAATAAAACAGGTAGGCAGCCACGGAAGCCTCTCGATTGTCAGTGTAGAAATGGCTCTTGGGCACAGGCTGCAAAGCATCATCATCGACACGCCAGAAAGTGTACCTTATCTCAAAGAAAACCAAACGGTGCGTGTGCTTTTCAAAGAAACGGAAATCATTCTCGCCACAGAACCCGAAACCCAACTGAGCGTATTGAATCGTTTTGCGGCCACAATCGAAGAAATTGATGAAGGCCGATTGCTTAGCCGTATCGAGCTGCAGACCGAAATGGGTTTTTGTGTTGCCATTGTACCTTCTGAATCTTTGGCCCAACTCCATTTGAAAAAAGGCCGTACCGTATATGCATTTGTGAAAATAAATGATGTTTTGCTCGCTCCATGATCGACTGGACACCACTCATATTGACTTTTAAGCTTGCCACATTGACCACGGTTTGTCTTTTTGTGCTGAGTACACCTTTGGCCTATTGGCTGGCTTACAGCAAATCGAAAATGAAGCCCATTGTTGAAACCCTCGTCAGCATGCCTTTGGTTTTGCCGCCTACCGTGCTGGGATTTTATATGTTGCTGGCCTTCAGTCCAAACAGTTGGCTGGGATCGGCTCTTCAAAATATCTTGGGTGTAAAACTGCTTTTTTCGTTTCCAGGTTTGGTTTTGGCTTCCATTTTATACAGTCTGCCCTTTATGGTGCAGCCCATTCAAAGTGGCTTGGCGGCATTGCCCAAGAATCTCTCCGAAGCAGCCTACTTGATGGGCAAAAGCAAATGGGCGACATTGTGGCACATTCAATTGCCCAATATTCGTCCAGCACTTTTGACAGGCTGGGTACTCAGCTTTGCCCACACTGTGGGCGAATTTGGCGTTGTACTCATGATTGGCGGCAACATTCCAGGCAAAACCAAAGTGGCTTCTGTGGCCATTTACGACGAAGTAGAAATATTGAATTACTCCCAAGCCAACACCTATTCATTTATTCTTTTTGCAATTTCCTTTTGCATCCTGCTTACGGTTTACCTCACGAACGGCGGTTATCTTAAACGTTTCTGGGCTCATGATTGACTTGAAAATCAGAAAAAGGCTGCATACCGTTCAAGGCGAAATCGACTTGGACGTGGCACTCAATATCGCCACGGGCCAAATGGTTTCGGTGTTTGGTCCCTCGGGTTCGGGCAAAACCACCTTGTTGCGAATTTTGGCAGGCCTGCTTGAAGCCGACGAAGGAAGCATTCGAGTGCACGATACCCTTTGGTACGATAAAGCGAAGGGTTTCAGTGAAAGGCCCCAGAAAAGAGACATTGGCTTTGTCTTTCAGGATTTTGCATTGTTTCCGCATTTTACGGTAAGGCAAAACTTGCTTTTCGCTCAAAAAGACAAAAGCGACAGCCAATATCTTGAAGAATTGATTGCCATCACGGATTTAAAAGAATTGCAGAAAAAAAAGCCCAAGGCACTGTCTGGAGGGCAAAAACAACGAGTTGCTCTGGCTCGGGCATTGGTACAAAAACCCAAAATTCTTCTGCTCGACGAACCGCTCTCGGCTTTGGATTTTTCCATGCGTCAACAACTTCAAGACTACCTTATCCGTGTGCACACCCGCTATAAACCTACCACCATTTTGGTCAGTCACGACCACGGGGAAATCATAAAATTGTGCGATCAGGTTTTCGAATTGGAAGCCGGAAAAATTGTGCGTTCAGGTACGCCAAGTCAAGTGTTTGGAATGGAAATGAGCAGTGCGAAATTCAAGTTCACGGGCGAAGTGCTGGAAATTGTAAAAGAGGACGTGCTGTATATTTTAAAAATACGTATTGGTTCGGAAACCGTGCGAATTGTGGCCGATCGCCGAGAAGTAGAAAACCTGCGTATAGGCGACAAAGTTTTCGTTGGTTCAAAAGCCTTCAATCCCGTGATTAATAAGATTTAGGCTTTCATTGGCACATTTCAATAGCTTTTGCACGCCTTTCTGCGACAATAACTACCTTTGCATCACCACATCCCATGGAAATGTGAAAGGTTTCGAGCGTTCCGTTTGCCCTGCAAACAATTGGCCTATAAACCCAGCATTTCCGAAAACCTAAGTACAAGAATGAAATACTGGAAAAAACGAACGGCAAGAGAAATTCAAGAACGCATCGAATTGGCTTTGAGCCAAAACCGAAGCTTTTACGATCAACCCATATTGGGACTTCCGGCCTCGCATCTCGATTCGCGTATTTTTCCCAGAGAAAGCCCAATCCTGACAGGAGCTCCCTTTCTCCAAACCTTGATCAACAACCCCAATCACATCGGTTGCCATACGGTCACCCAATCGGAGGAAACTTTCGCGGGCACACACGACATTGAACGCGAACTGCTTCGCATGATCGCTTGCGACATTTTCAAGGCCGATGAAGAGGAATTTGACGGCTATGTGGCTTCTGGCGGTACGGAAGCCAATATTCAGGCCGTATGGATTTATCGTGAATTTTTCCGGAGAGAATACGGAGCAGAGTTGCAGGAAATCGGCCTTTTCACTTCTGTCGATACCCATTACAGCATTTCGAAAGCTTCGAATCTTTTGAACATTCCATTGTATAAAATAGATGTCGATGAAAAAAATCGGCAAATGGCAGAAAATACTATTGAAGAAGCACTGGAAAAAGCTAAAAGCGAGGGCATACGTTATGTCATTTTCATTGGCAATATGATGACCACCATGTTTGGCAGCGTCGATCCCATCGAGCCGATTGTCAGGGCTTTGAAAGCCAGTAATTTGGAGTACAAATTGCATTACGATTGTGCCTATGGCGGCTTCTATTATCCTTTTGCCAACCCAAATACGCAAATTGATTTTTCAAATCCCGAGCTGAACAGCCTTACAATTGATGCCCATAAAATGGTGCAAGCTCCCTACGGAACAGGGATTTTTCTGATTCGGAAGGGTTTTATGCACTATACGCACAACAAAGACGCCTCTTACGTACAAGGTGAAGACTATACACTGGTCGGGAGCCGATCTGGGGCCAATGCCATTGCCGTTTGGATGATCTTGAGCACCTATGGAAAGTACGGATGGACAGAAAAAACCTTTATCCTCACTCGCCGTACAGATTGGCTGTGCGAACAATTGGAAGACATGGATATTGAGTATTTCCGGCAGGCGTATTCGAATATTGTCACAATCCACGAAAAGTACATCACTCCTGAACTGGCCAAAAAATATTACGTGGTGCCCGACAACCACCACCAAGCCAAATGGTACAAACTGATTATTATGGACCACGTGGACCTGGAGCAATTGGAACCCTTTTTGAAAGACCTTAAAGAATTGAATTTCAACCCATAAATGAAAAACACCTTGAAATACCTCAGCATCGGCTGTCTGGCCATCGCTCTATTTTTTGCCTTCGGCTTAAAACCCAAGCCCAAACCCAATGTTTTGTTCATCGCCGTCGACGACCTTCGGCCCGACTTGGGCTGCTACGGCGAGCACAAAGCCCTCAGCCCAAATATGGATCAACTGGCCCAAGAGGGTTCGGTTTTCATGCGGCATTATGTGCAAGTGCCCACTTGCGGAGCCTCTCGGTATTCCATGCTTTCGGGCTTAAGGCCAATCAGCCGAAAACACCTTCAGAATACCGCATTTGAAACTCAGACCGCCAACAAAGCCGAAAGCCCAATTCCAGAATCTTTCGTTCACCAAATGAAAAGAAACGGATATTATACGGTGGGCATCGGGAAAATCAGTCATTCGGCCGACGGCATGGTGTATGCATATACCGATGAAGTGTCTGACAAATTGGAACTGCCCTACAGCTGGTCGGAGATGCTTTTCGACAGCGGCAAATGGAAAACAGGCTGGAATGCTTTCTTTGCTTATGCAAACGGCGAAAACAGGCAAAGCATGCAAAGACAGGTGAAACCTTATGAAGCCGGAAAAGTGGGCGATGAGGGCTATCCAGATGGGCTTACCGCCGAATTGGCCATCAAAAAACTGAAAGAGTTGAAAAACAATGAGCAGCCCTTTTTCATGGGCTTGGGCTTTTTCAAACCGCATTTACCCTTCAATTCTCCGGAAAAATATTGGGACAAT
Encoded proteins:
- a CDS encoding MBL fold metallo-hydrolase RNA specificity domain-containing protein, which translates into the protein MKLTFFGAARKVTGSMFLLELAEDYRVLIDCGTDMDETQKQTENQFGLFPFDASLINLVILTHAHIDHSGQIPNLYREGFEGQVLCTEPTADLTNILLYDAASLNHRKLKSISKSKKFSKKYKSIYSEPYYTTKDVDVAVDNIVPLKFGKRFKFSETAWVTFIPAGHLLGAAHVLIEVEEDGELKKICFSGDIGRKDYPLLPDPAPVPEVDYLICESTYGQRLHEDRNEPAAILREIVRNTCEEKPGRLIIPSFSVGRTQALLFTLNKLYGEAGVKPIKVFTDSPLAKASTLIHEKYTAYLNEEAREFKKEEGDLFDFENLIYMKTNQESESISFHNEPCIIISSSGMVQGGRIEHHIAENIENAYATILFIGFTTENTLGAKLRSKDIKELVIKGAKREVNAEIISTDVFSGHGDLKDLTTFVLQQKPERLKKLFLVHGEFDSMCNFKSVLEERAFREIEIPARGQSYEL
- the dacB gene encoding D-alanyl-D-alanine carboxypeptidase/D-alanyl-D-alanine endopeptidase; the encoded protein is MTAFAFILLQLTSIQNQILHELQAFQNQPGISHGIVAASVRRVSDNKEMIAFNENKAINSASTLKLITTATALSILGPDYRYETKLAYTGKIDEGKLQGDLLLLPSGDPTLGSERGGPSYTEITETVVQAVKNAGIEKIEGNLIIKDPSLYNYDLPDSWSWGDIGNYYGAIPHTFNIHENFFNVFFQPGNTLGAEASINALVPFDNDWKIINQVKTGPRNSGDQVYIYSSPSAETLLMKGTVPLGESNFLVKGSIPDPSKLFRKQLLGQFESEGVEIVQAGILPTPSDLGRIEKDVHILHTFTSDALEEIARQCNFHSINLYADALLHSLSKTEFLSFDEGLKTYKAYWEEKGLATDGFNPRDGSGLSQTGLVTAKCMTDILCTMGKSPYFDAYYSTIAVFGKDGSVRYKDPKKLTQGRMRTKSGYINGTRAYAGYFTDKAGEQYAYMFCVNRYNDDARNEVRRFLDNLLLTMGSH
- a CDS encoding NAD(P)H-hydrate dehydratase, with protein sequence MKILTAAQTAQADKYTIEHEPISSIDLMERAATACANWLIRKFNQQTKIAICCGPGNNGGDGLAIARLLIENNYQIEVYILYLGNKLSADAKINLEHLQQMQVIVHEIHSESDFPNLNKRIVIDSIFGTGLNRPLQGLVKDFVNYLNKQNRLRISIDVPSGLQTEFNDSSDELTIFKADYTLTFEQVKLAFLLPTHASFVGEFVVLPIELHPDFLAQVECPWYYTQKSDAKNLLKKRDKFSHKGTFGHAQLIAGSKGKMGAAYLSAKACLRIGAGLCTVYTPKCGLNIMQSLLPEAMVIENKGTDYLEYEIQHVDDFQIGIGPGIGQHERTEELLLEVLKKSKKGMVIDADALNILAKHRSWWKYVPENCILTPHPKEFYRLVEGFDSEKEKIDKLLQLAQVLKSVVVLKGAHTAIASPEGKIHFNSTGNPGMATAGSGDVLTGILTGLLAQQYSSLDAAILGVYIHGLSGDIAVEKMAEESVMASDIVAHLSEAFNLLKRKDHEQ
- a CDS encoding pirin family protein, which translates into the protein MNNKMLVEERSRDLGNFLVGRLLPFAKKRQVGPFTFIDHMGPVEMKAPQFMDVDQHPHIGLSTLTYLIEGQIHHHDSTGADRVIEAGDVGFMTSGKGVTHTERTPENLRGTEPVRMHGYQVWVALPKEVEESEPHFQFIPKTELPVCERDGLEIRLVAGEAFGLKSPLQVYSPLFMVDVYSANAKTLNLAGQVQGEIAFVVVEGEVSDNDSSVSAGQMLISKTEDECEIKLAAHTRLLIFGGQPLPEQRYLLWNFVSSSKEKLKQAAEDWKAHKFPKTPHDETYIPLPEHLMY
- a CDS encoding putative quinol monooxygenase, yielding MHKYQLHGKFKVHAENRERLAEILLEAAQLVSQAKGCLLYTIAIDPNDAEAVWVSEVWENKADHDNSLQFPGVRELIMQAMPLLDGPPEKGQELELLGGFGI
- a CDS encoding DUF2490 domain-containing protein, translating into MRIICCTFLLLGLLVGHGAKAQRTVSHASQYWSQYYNQTVLNKDWSILVDGGFRWKEVFGQSSQYIARAALKRNLNARFHLAVGLANLGFYSSQNELNKLEMRPYFELGMKDKWGKVKLSHRYRIESRNFHTVNVEDMPVSKTHNLRYRYRLMCNIPLTKGKNPSLALLLGDEIFLNSGKSIVYNFFDQNRILVGPALQLNPSWGLNLMLSSTYAGTNQPQSYKFTQVFWLGIKHKIDLSKEKK
- the modA gene encoding molybdate ABC transporter substrate-binding protein, translated to MRKTKHFLFLFLWIILSHCQESKTSVLRVATAANMQFAMDSLVQNFEQETGIQVETIIGSSGKLTAQIEEGAPFDIFISADMKYPETLYAHGKAVDKPKVYAKGQLVLWTAVDKLMPDLEKLENVQIKHIALANPKTAPYGRAAEEVLRQLDKENALKDKFVYGESIAQTNQFILSKTAELGFTAKSVVFTPKVKNTGHWISISDSLYSPIEQGVVILKQANGQNEAAERFYTFLFSDTAKKILKSYGYSVNE
- a CDS encoding TOBE domain-containing protein, encoding MNSFEGKIKQVGSHGSLSIVSVEMALGHRLQSIIIDTPESVPYLKENQTVRVLFKETEIILATEPETQLSVLNRFAATIEEIDEGRLLSRIELQTEMGFCVAIVPSESLAQLHLKKGRTVYAFVKINDVLLAP
- the modB gene encoding molybdate ABC transporter permease subunit codes for the protein MDWTPLILTFKLATLTTVCLFVLSTPLAYWLAYSKSKMKPIVETLVSMPLVLPPTVLGFYMLLAFSPNSWLGSALQNILGVKLLFSFPGLVLASILYSLPFMVQPIQSGLAALPKNLSEAAYLMGKSKWATLWHIQLPNIRPALLTGWVLSFAHTVGEFGVVLMIGGNIPGKTKVASVAIYDEVEILNYSQANTYSFILFAISFCILLTVYLTNGGYLKRFWAHD
- a CDS encoding sulfate/molybdate ABC transporter ATP-binding protein, coding for MIDLKIRKRLHTVQGEIDLDVALNIATGQMVSVFGPSGSGKTTLLRILAGLLEADEGSIRVHDTLWYDKAKGFSERPQKRDIGFVFQDFALFPHFTVRQNLLFAQKDKSDSQYLEELIAITDLKELQKKKPKALSGGQKQRVALARALVQKPKILLLDEPLSALDFSMRQQLQDYLIRVHTRYKPTTILVSHDHGEIIKLCDQVFELEAGKIVRSGTPSQVFGMEMSSAKFKFTGEVLEIVKEDVLYILKIRIGSETVRIVADRREVENLRIGDKVFVGSKAFNPVINKI
- a CDS encoding pyridoxal phosphate-dependent decarboxylase family protein encodes the protein MKYWKKRTAREIQERIELALSQNRSFYDQPILGLPASHLDSRIFPRESPILTGAPFLQTLINNPNHIGCHTVTQSEETFAGTHDIERELLRMIACDIFKADEEEFDGYVASGGTEANIQAVWIYREFFRREYGAELQEIGLFTSVDTHYSISKASNLLNIPLYKIDVDEKNRQMAENTIEEALEKAKSEGIRYVIFIGNMMTTMFGSVDPIEPIVRALKASNLEYKLHYDCAYGGFYYPFANPNTQIDFSNPELNSLTIDAHKMVQAPYGTGIFLIRKGFMHYTHNKDASYVQGEDYTLVGSRSGANAIAVWMILSTYGKYGWTEKTFILTRRTDWLCEQLEDMDIEYFRQAYSNIVTIHEKYITPELAKKYYVVPDNHHQAKWYKLIIMDHVDLEQLEPFLKDLKELNFNP